The Impatiens glandulifera chromosome 3, dImpGla2.1, whole genome shotgun sequence genome contains a region encoding:
- the LOC124928946 gene encoding uncharacterized protein LOC124928946 has protein sequence MGEDRKPTWKTVPQFGGWDQNHGGDGGYTNYSVVFSRARENKKQQMTNIPRPTFEFQQEIVKPERWHHEEDNYVMRKKKKRSCLTCCISP, from the exons ATGGGCGAGGATAGG AAGCCAACTTGGAAGACCGTACCTCAATTTGGAGGGTGGGATCAGAATCATGGGGGAGATGGCGGTTATACCAACTACTCCGTGGTGTTCTCGCGAGCACGGGAAAACAAGAAACAACAGATGACTAACATTCCTCGCCCCACCTTTGAATTTCAACAGGAGATTGTTAAACCCGAGAGATGGCACCACGAAGAAGACAATTATGTTATG AGGAAAAAGAAGAAGCGATCTTGCCTTACTTGTTGTATAAGTCCTTga
- the LOC124932347 gene encoding Holliday junction resolvase MOC1, chloroplastic: MEALHFCRQPPLPEGLQSMTSFPAKFLATVRLSASNYRFFCASSSSTITTVEELVQEQPCSKKVVVSKRSGRKPVLKLVNSQLKEDWLDSLSPPSLSEHLPTVNGGIDDSNSNLASKWVIGIDPDISGALALLQSDSPDCSPQVFDSPHVKVLIGKRVRRRLDAKSIVQLLRSFNAPIGTTAYLEQSIPFPQDGKQGWWSGGFAYGLWIGILVASGFSVVPVPSVTWKNEFKLSGSRSSKDDSRELASTMFPSLSSSLQRKKDHGRAEALLIAAYGKNLQMNSSTISNELSRE, from the exons ATGGAAGCCCTACACTTCTGCCGTCAACCGCCGCTACCAGAAGGCCTACAATCGATGACCTCATTTCCGGCTAAATTTCTGGCAACGGTTCGCTTAAGTGCCTCCAACTATAGGTTTTTCTGCGCCTCGTCATCTTCAACCATTACAACCGTTGAAGAACTAGTTCAGGAACAACCTTGTAGCAAGAAAGTAGTAGTATCGAAGAGGAGTGGAAGGAAACCTGTTCTTAAGCTTGTCAACTCTCAGCTGAAGGAAGATTGGTTGGACTCTCTTTCCCCCCCTTCCCTTTCGGAACACTTGCCTACAGTGAACGGAGGAATTGATGATTCTAATAGTAATCTCGCTTCCAAATGGGTTATTGGCATTGATCCGGACATTTCTGGAGCTTTGGCCCTCTTACAGTCGGATAGTCCCGACTGTTCCCCTCAG GTATTTGATTCTCCTCATGTAAAAGTGCTGATAGGCAAAAGAGTTAGAAGACGGTTAGATGCCAAGTCTATTGTTCAATTGCTTCGAAGTTTCAATGCTCCAATTG GAACTACAGCATACTTAGAGCAATCAATACCATTTCCTCAAGATGGCAAACAG GGATGGTGGAGCGGGGGATTTGCCTATGGTCTATGGATTGGTATCTTGGTTGCCTCTGGATTTTCTGTAGTTCCTGTCCCATCTGTTACATGGAAGAATGAATTTAAACTGTCTGGAAGCCGCTCAAGCAAG GATGACAGCAGGGAGCTTGCATCAACAATGTTTCCTTCTCTGAGTTCATCTTTACAGAGAAAAAAAGACCAtg GTCGAGCTGAAGCTTTGCTTATTGCTGCATATGGGAAAAACCTCCAGATGAACTCGTCTACGATTTCAAATGAACTTAGTAGAGAATGA
- the LOC124928945 gene encoding dihydropyrimidinase isoform X2 — translation MDLSIIRLSSFIILLLSFTFPISDCNQFCEAEIEYGDSDCKASPLHHRSSKILIKGGTVVNAHHQEIADVYVEDGLIAAVRPNIKVGDDVTVLDATGKFVMPGGIDPHTHLAMDFMGTQTIDDFFSGQAAALAGGTTMHIDFVLPSNGSLLAGFQSYVEKSRKACMDYGFHMAITKWDETVSREMEILVKKKGINSFKFFMAYKGSLMINDELLLEAFKRCKALGALAMVHAENGDAVFEGQKRMIELGITGPEGHPLSRPSLLEGEATGRAIRLAAFINTPLYVVHVMSIDAMEEITKARKKGLRVIGEPVVSGLVLDDSVLWDPDFTTAAKFVMSPPIRGLGHGKSLQNALSRGILQLVGTDHCTFNSTQKAFGIDDFRKIPNGVNGIEERMHIVWDTMVETGQMSVPDFVRVTSTECARIFNIYPRKGAILVGSDADIIILNPNSTFEITSKSHHSRSDTNVYEGRRGKGKVEVTIARGRIVWANDQLTVDPGTGNYIEMPPYSSYLFNGIDKADALYLSSLRRQFKA, via the exons ATGGACCTGTCGATTATCCGTCTTTCATCGTTCATCATTCTCCTGCTCTCATTCACGTTCCCAATATCGGACTGCAATCAG TTTTGCGAAGCTGAGATTGAGTATGGTGATTCAGACTGCAAAGCCTCGCCGTTGCATCATCGATCATCAAAGATCTTGATTAAGGGAGGAACCGTGGTCAATGCTCACCATCAAGAGATTGCTGATGTTTATGTGGAGGATGGTCTTATTGCAGCTGTCAGACCTAATATTAAG GTCGGGGATGATGTCACTGTTCTTGATGCCACTGGAAAGTTTGTGATGCCAG GAGGAATTGATCCTCACACTCACCTTGCCATGGACTTCATGGGTACTCAGACCATAGATGACTTCTTTAGCGGTCAGGCTGCTGCACTAGCTGGTGGAACGACAATGCACATTGATTTCGTTCTACCATCAAACGGCAGTTTATTAGCTGGATTTCAGTCTTATGTGGAGAAATCCAGAAAAGCTTGCATGGATTATGGTTTCCATATGGCAATCACAAAATGGGATGAAACTGTATCAAGAGAGATGGAAATCCTAGTTAAGAAGAAag GTATAAACTCTTTTAAGTTTTTCATGGCGTATAAGGGGTCTCTTATGATCAACGACGAGCTCCTGCTAGAAGCATTCAAAAGATGCAAGGCTCTTGGGGCATTGGCTATGGTGCATGCTGAAAACGGTGATGCTGTTTTTGAAGGACAGAAAAGAATGATTGAGCTCGGTATTACTGGTCCGGAAGGACACCCTCTTTCAAGGCCTTCACTG TTGGAGGGAGAGGCAACTGGTCGAGCAATTCGTTTAGCTGCTTTCATAAATACTCCTCTATATGTTGTTCATGTCATGAGTATCGATGCCATGGAAGAAATCACCAAAGCTCGAAAAAAAG GGCTGAGGGTTATTGGGGAGCCAGTAGTCTCAGGCTTAGTCCTTGATGATTCTGTTCTGTGGGATCCTGATTTTACTACTGCAGCAAA GTTTGTCATGAGTCCTCCTATTAGAGGGTTAGGACATGGAAAGTCTCTACAAAATGCACTTTCAAGAGGAATTTTACAG CTTGTAGGAACAGATCACTGTACCTTCAATTCAACACAGAAAGCTTTTGGAATTGATGATTTTCGTAAAATTCCAAATGGCGTAAATG GTATTGAAGAGCGGATGCATATAGTTTGGGACACAATGGTG GAAACAGGCCAGATGTCTGTTCCTGATTTTGTCCGTGTGACAAGTACTGAGTG TGCTAGGATCTTCAATATATACCCAAGGAAAGGAGCCATTCTAGTTGGATCAGATGCCGATATAATCATACTCAACCCAAATTCAACCTTTGAAATAACTTCCAAGTCTCACCATTCTCGATCCGACACAAATGTATACGAGGGTAGAAGAGGAAAG GGAAAGGTTGAAGTTACGATTGCAAGAGGAAGGATCGTTTGGGCCAATGATCAACTAACAGTTGATCCTGGCACGGGGAATTACATAGAAATGCCACCTTATAGCAGTTATCTTTTCAATGGAATTGACAAAGCAGATGCCTTGTATTTGTCTTCCCTCCGAAGACAATTCAAGGCCTAG
- the LOC124932348 gene encoding protein N-lysine methyltransferase METTL21A: MGGTIEEDDSIVCIDQSFFMNDDYQLKTFTFGSQILQLYCLQSASTDFDLTGQLVWPGAMLMNDYLSKNAEILRGCSVLELGSGVGITGVLCSRFCRKVIMTDHNDEVIKILNKNVAHHSSDDSLVELMAEKLEWGNTDHLSQICEKHPEGFDMILGADICFQQVSIPFLFDTVKELLDISRKKKRHCKFLLAYVSRAKVMDSLVISEAIGHGLQIDEIAGSQTIVGNLQGRIYEITQQ; encoded by the exons ATGGGAGGGAcgattgaagaagatgattcaaTTGTGTGTATAGACCAATCCTTCTTTATGAATGATGA CTATCAGCTCAAGACTTTCACTTTTGGATCTCAAATCCTTCAACTCTACTGTCTCCAGTCAGCTTCAA CTGATTTTGACTTAACGGGACAGTTGGTTTGGCCTGGCGCGATGCTTATGAATGATTATCTCTCAAAGAATGCAGAAATCCTCCGAGGATGTTCAGTTCTAGAACTAGGATCTGGTGTTG GAATTACTGGAGTTCTTTGTAGCAGATTTTGCCGCAAAGTCATCATGACTGATCATAATGATGAAGTTATCAAG ATTCTGAACAAAAACGTGGCGCATCATTCCTCAGACGACAGTTTGGTTG AACTCATGGCTGAGAAGCTAGAATGGGGAAATACTGATCACCTCAGTCAAATTTGTGAAAAGCATCCAGAAGGATTTGATATGATTCTTGGGGCTGACATTT GCTTTCAACAAGTGAGCATCCCATTTCTTTTTGACACTGTAAAAGAGCTACTTGACATTagtaggaagaagaagagacatTGCAAATTTCTACTGGCCTATGTTTCTCGAGCTAAAGT CATGGATTCATTGGTTATTAGTGAAGCTATTGGGCATGGTCTGCAGATAGATGAGATTGCTGGAAGCCAAACCATTGTAGGAAACCTTCAAGGAAGGATATATGAGATCACACAACAGTAA
- the LOC124930910 gene encoding uncharacterized protein LOC124930910 — protein METAIVGFENPSNDVAWEKSCSYKLVPWISWEEWNSVRESLFSSSHPSIIFALQRISVWRSRGCLPVVIEVTASIIEIQQKDPFFRSDLGDQSVVDSDDILAMLYCMAILRLVNGVVEKTRIRSQFSIAQAAGEIGLPRTLIDIRHEGSHRDLPSLNRLRPASVEALDWLISYYWEPQRSAIPLQSNGKELIKEIKSTFMELDLCLNSTTKKIKGNCSKKHTKKKVMKKLVLLNEMCSSEVISVLLKIFPRGPNQNDESNCVFDRWTLMLSKLSKKEPQLLLRLLNAVLEMIKTQQDQSSEHLPSLFEWLVGILKGLKPSLKKDTNVPSTNLHDATLIQLLRKCLLLSSTKTCLRDSSIVLAKMVRGHSSLVKSLNKLFSLGNSLHGTDEEQERPFNLEQEEASIQQADEKLDSLKRHFIKSGKFAKTVAISSKKKWVVNNSWNSCPIGLLPDEIGSSGHLPDLEWVNSEVSDPKDSEKSEEVEQMTLLPPTSTKRSPDRDSDHFNCPDAKKMRMIESPTHVHHDYKIGRMVIDGVWEGVGDQDLHTIVSDVGIFV, from the exons ATGGAGACGGCAATAGTTGGTTTTGAAAACCCTTCGAACGACGTCGCCTGGGAGAAAAGTTGCAGCTACAAACTAGTGCCCTGGATTAGTTGGGAAGAATGGAACTCAGTCAGAGAATCCCTCTTCTCCTCTTCTCATCCCTCTATTATATTCGCTCTCCAAAGA ATATCAGTATGGCGGAGCAGGGGATGTCTTCCTGTTGTCATCGAAGTCACTGCTTCTATTATTGAGATTCAGCAAAAAGACCCTTTTTTCAG ATCTGACTTGGGTGATCAAAGTGTGGTGGATTCAGATGACATTCTGGCTATGCTTTACTGTATGGCAATTTTGAG GCTTGTCAATGGTGTTGTAGAGAAGACACGCATTAGGTCACAGTTTTCAATTGCTCAGGCAGCTGGTGAAATTGGTCTTCCTCGTACCTTAATTGACATTCGTCACG AGGGCTCTCACCGTGATCTTCCTTCATTGAATCGGCTTCGACCTGCCTCAGTTGAG GCTCTTGACTGGTTGATATCTTATTATTGGGAACCTCAAAGGAGTGCAATTCCACTTCAAAGCAATGGGAAAGAGCTaataaaagaaatcaaatctACATTTATGGAATTGGATCTTTGTCTGAATAGCACCACCAAGAAAATCAAGGGCAATT GTTCCAAGAAGCATACGAAGAAGAAGGTTATGAAGAAGCTTGTTTTGTTGAATGAAATGTGCTCTTCAGAAGTAATATCTGTCTTATTAAAGATTTTTCCAAGAGGACCAAACCAGAATGATGAGTCAAACTGTGTGTTTGATCGTTGGACGCTTATGCTATCAAAGTTATCAAAGAAAGAACCACAATTGCTCTTGAGACTTCTCAATGCAGTTCTGGAGATGATCAAAACTCAACAGGATCAATCATCTGAACATCTACCTAGTCTATTCGAGTGGCTTGTCGGGATTCTCAAAGGACTAAAGCCGTCTCTCAAAAAAGACACAAATGTTCCTTCAACGAACCTGCATGATGCAACCTTGATACAACTTCTTCGAAAATGCCTTCTTTTATCCTCCACAAAAACCTGTCTGAGGGATTCCTCTATAGTTCTTGCGAAAATGGTTCGAGGTCACAGCTCCTTGGTGAAGAGTCTGAATAAACTCTTCTCATTAGGAAATTCACTTCACGGTACAGATGAAGAACAAGAACGCCCCTTCAATCTGGAACAGGAAGAAGCTTCCATTCAGCAGGCAGATGAGAAGCTAGACTCCCTCAAACGACATTTCATAAAGAGTGGAAAGTTCGCAAAGACAGTTGCCATTTCGAGTAAAAAGAAATGGGTGGTGAATAATTCGTGGAATTCGTGTCCAATTGGCTTGTTGCCTGATGAGATAGGCTCCTCCGGTCATCTTCCTGATCTGGAATGGGTCAATAGTGAAGTATCAGATCCAAAGGATTCGGAAAAAAGTGAAGAAGTGGAGCAAATGACATTATTACCCCCGACTAGTACTAAGAGATCTCCAGACCGGGACTCGGACCATTTCAACTGCCCCGATGCCAAGAAGATGAGGATGATCGAATCACCAACCCATGTGCATCATGACTATAAAATTGGACGGATGGTAATTGATGGTGTTTGGGAAGGAGTTGGTGACCAAGATTTGCACACCATTGTGTCAGATGTTGGAATTTTTGTTTGA
- the LOC124928945 gene encoding dihydropyrimidinase isoform X1 translates to MDLSIIRLSSFIILLLSFTFPISDCNQFCEAEIEYGDSDCKASPLHHRSSKILIKGGTVVNAHHQEIADVYVEDGLIAAVRPNIKVGDDVTVLDATGKFVMPGGIDPHTHLAMDFMGTQTIDDFFSGQAAALAGGTTMHIDFVLPSNGSLLAGFQSYVEKSRKACMDYGFHMAITKWDETVSREMEILVKKKGINSFKFFMAYKGSLMINDELLLEAFKRCKALGALAMVHAENGDAVFEGQKRMIELGITGPEGHPLSRPSLLEGEATGRAIRLAAFINTPLYVVHVMSIDAMEEITKARKKGLRVIGEPVVSGLVLDDSVLWDPDFTTAAKFVMSPPIRGLGHGKSLQNALSRGILQLVGTDHCTFNSTQKAFGIDDFRKIPNGVNGNNKLPWKLLLLLTNLLHFLIIGIEERMHIVWDTMVETGQMSVPDFVRVTSTECARIFNIYPRKGAILVGSDADIIILNPNSTFEITSKSHHSRSDTNVYEGRRGKGKVEVTIARGRIVWANDQLTVDPGTGNYIEMPPYSSYLFNGIDKADALYLSSLRRQFKA, encoded by the exons ATGGACCTGTCGATTATCCGTCTTTCATCGTTCATCATTCTCCTGCTCTCATTCACGTTCCCAATATCGGACTGCAATCAG TTTTGCGAAGCTGAGATTGAGTATGGTGATTCAGACTGCAAAGCCTCGCCGTTGCATCATCGATCATCAAAGATCTTGATTAAGGGAGGAACCGTGGTCAATGCTCACCATCAAGAGATTGCTGATGTTTATGTGGAGGATGGTCTTATTGCAGCTGTCAGACCTAATATTAAG GTCGGGGATGATGTCACTGTTCTTGATGCCACTGGAAAGTTTGTGATGCCAG GAGGAATTGATCCTCACACTCACCTTGCCATGGACTTCATGGGTACTCAGACCATAGATGACTTCTTTAGCGGTCAGGCTGCTGCACTAGCTGGTGGAACGACAATGCACATTGATTTCGTTCTACCATCAAACGGCAGTTTATTAGCTGGATTTCAGTCTTATGTGGAGAAATCCAGAAAAGCTTGCATGGATTATGGTTTCCATATGGCAATCACAAAATGGGATGAAACTGTATCAAGAGAGATGGAAATCCTAGTTAAGAAGAAag GTATAAACTCTTTTAAGTTTTTCATGGCGTATAAGGGGTCTCTTATGATCAACGACGAGCTCCTGCTAGAAGCATTCAAAAGATGCAAGGCTCTTGGGGCATTGGCTATGGTGCATGCTGAAAACGGTGATGCTGTTTTTGAAGGACAGAAAAGAATGATTGAGCTCGGTATTACTGGTCCGGAAGGACACCCTCTTTCAAGGCCTTCACTG TTGGAGGGAGAGGCAACTGGTCGAGCAATTCGTTTAGCTGCTTTCATAAATACTCCTCTATATGTTGTTCATGTCATGAGTATCGATGCCATGGAAGAAATCACCAAAGCTCGAAAAAAAG GGCTGAGGGTTATTGGGGAGCCAGTAGTCTCAGGCTTAGTCCTTGATGATTCTGTTCTGTGGGATCCTGATTTTACTACTGCAGCAAA GTTTGTCATGAGTCCTCCTATTAGAGGGTTAGGACATGGAAAGTCTCTACAAAATGCACTTTCAAGAGGAATTTTACAG CTTGTAGGAACAGATCACTGTACCTTCAATTCAACACAGAAAGCTTTTGGAATTGATGATTTTCGTAAAATTCCAAATGGCGTAAATGGTAATAACAAATTACCATGG aagctattattattattaacaaatttattgcATTTTCTAATTATAGGTATTGAAGAGCGGATGCATATAGTTTGGGACACAATGGTG GAAACAGGCCAGATGTCTGTTCCTGATTTTGTCCGTGTGACAAGTACTGAGTG TGCTAGGATCTTCAATATATACCCAAGGAAAGGAGCCATTCTAGTTGGATCAGATGCCGATATAATCATACTCAACCCAAATTCAACCTTTGAAATAACTTCCAAGTCTCACCATTCTCGATCCGACACAAATGTATACGAGGGTAGAAGAGGAAAG GGAAAGGTTGAAGTTACGATTGCAAGAGGAAGGATCGTTTGGGCCAATGATCAACTAACAGTTGATCCTGGCACGGGGAATTACATAGAAATGCCACCTTATAGCAGTTATCTTTTCAATGGAATTGACAAAGCAGATGCCTTGTATTTGTCTTCCCTCCGAAGACAATTCAAGGCCTAG